A single window of Sneathiella limimaris DNA harbors:
- a CDS encoding 3-hydroxyacyl-CoA dehydrogenase produces MSIDPNKNGLVVGVVGAGAMGRGIAQVSATGGMKAKIFDTAEGAAQKACDFIAGMIDRSVEKGRMSSEDGDQAKANLQAASSLEEFKDCDLVVEAIVENIDIKQKVFQQIEGIVSKDAIIASNTSSIRISSIASACTHKDRIAGLHFFNPVPLMKLVEVINATDTSAATTEALTVIGKRMGRVPVVVKDAPGFLVNLGGRAYTTEAMRLAAEGVAEPHEVDAIMRDACGFRMGPFELADLTGIDVNFPVSQIIYNGYFQDKRLATSPIHESMMEAGRLGRKTKAGFYQYDENGQIIYPEPAERVKVEKARRVYVPEMTQEIESLLRDLAVSILKEDDGTSPILIAPVGEDCTSASVRLKLDAKRVVAIDMLTGIYQHATVMTAPGADDDCVNSVIAALYEVTNKVTRIKDSPGFVAQRLQAMIANLGSEMAQIGIASPEDIDKGMKLGLNYPHGSVEMAEHLGVLNTLTILQTIQEITGEERYRPSLWLRRRALLNLPIHTPN; encoded by the coding sequence ATGAGTATTGACCCAAATAAAAATGGACTTGTTGTCGGCGTCGTTGGTGCCGGCGCCATGGGGCGCGGAATCGCTCAGGTCTCTGCTACAGGTGGCATGAAAGCCAAAATTTTTGATACAGCAGAAGGCGCTGCCCAAAAGGCCTGCGACTTTATTGCCGGCATGATTGACCGTTCGGTTGAAAAGGGACGGATGAGCAGCGAAGATGGTGATCAGGCGAAAGCCAACCTCCAAGCCGCCAGCTCCCTTGAAGAGTTCAAGGATTGTGACCTTGTGGTGGAAGCCATCGTCGAAAATATCGACATCAAACAAAAAGTTTTCCAACAGATTGAAGGCATTGTGTCAAAAGACGCGATCATCGCCTCCAATACATCCAGCATCCGTATTTCCTCCATTGCCTCCGCCTGTACCCACAAAGACCGGATTGCAGGTCTGCATTTCTTTAATCCTGTCCCACTCATGAAACTGGTGGAAGTCATCAATGCTACAGATACCAGCGCAGCAACCACAGAAGCCCTGACAGTTATTGGCAAACGTATGGGCCGGGTCCCTGTTGTCGTTAAGGATGCACCGGGCTTCCTGGTCAACCTTGGTGGTCGTGCCTACACAACCGAGGCTATGCGTCTGGCTGCAGAAGGAGTTGCAGAACCTCATGAAGTAGATGCCATCATGCGCGATGCTTGCGGTTTTCGCATGGGCCCGTTTGAGCTTGCGGATCTTACCGGTATCGATGTGAATTTCCCCGTAAGCCAAATCATTTATAATGGCTATTTCCAGGATAAACGCCTTGCCACAAGTCCGATCCACGAAAGCATGATGGAAGCGGGCCGTCTTGGGCGAAAAACCAAAGCTGGCTTCTATCAATATGATGAAAACGGTCAAATCATCTATCCCGAGCCAGCAGAGCGGGTGAAAGTTGAAAAAGCGCGCCGGGTCTATGTCCCTGAAATGACGCAGGAGATCGAATCCTTGTTACGGGATCTGGCTGTAAGCATCCTGAAAGAAGACGATGGAACTTCCCCAATCCTGATCGCACCTGTTGGTGAGGATTGTACGAGCGCTTCTGTGCGTCTGAAACTGGACGCTAAGCGCGTTGTCGCCATCGATATGCTGACCGGCATCTATCAACATGCCACAGTAATGACTGCTCCAGGGGCAGACGATGATTGCGTGAATTCTGTCATTGCCGCCCTTTATGAGGTGACCAATAAGGTTACCCGGATTAAGGATAGCCCTGGCTTTGTTGCCCAGCGCCTTCAGGCGATGATAGCAAACCTGGGCTCTGAAATGGCTCAAATCGGCATTGCTAGCCCTGAAGATATCGACAAAGGCATGAAACTGGGCCTCAACTATCCCCATGGATCCGTTGAGATGGCTGAACACCTGGGTGTTCTAAACACCCTCACAATCCTTCAGACCATTCAAGAAATTACAGGTGAAGAAAGATATCGGCCAAGCCTTTGGCTTCGCAGGCGGGCCCTTCTGAACTTACCGATCCATACCCCAAATTAA
- a CDS encoding nitrile hydratase accessory protein, whose protein sequence is MSEMDLALTDMPIPKDDNGPVFEEPWQAQAFAMTLQLKEQGHFTWSEWADLFGEEIRAATRQGRACGNQDYYLCWLAALEKLLVAKDFMTTDQQQTRKADWLQAHLETEHGKPIELKTVK, encoded by the coding sequence ATGAGTGAAATGGATCTGGCACTCACTGATATGCCCATTCCAAAAGATGATAATGGCCCAGTTTTTGAGGAACCTTGGCAAGCACAAGCCTTTGCGATGACCTTGCAGCTTAAGGAGCAGGGGCATTTTACCTGGAGCGAATGGGCTGATCTTTTTGGAGAAGAAATTCGAGCAGCCACCCGTCAAGGGAGGGCATGCGGTAATCAGGACTATTACCTTTGCTGGCTAGCTGCACTTGAAAAACTGCTGGTGGCAAAAGACTTTATGACAACAGACCAGCAGCAGACACGAAAAGCAGACTGGTTGCAGGCCCATCTGGAAACAGAACATGGCAAACCCATAGAGTTAAAAACAGTCAAATAA
- the nthB gene encoding nitrile hydratase subunit beta, producing the protein MDGVHDMGGMHGMGPVNPEDESDPVFHAEWEKRVFAINNAIGPLKIRSIDESRHARERMKPALYLSSSYYQIWLDGLERILSEKGILTVEELAREARPEPITLSTGSKMAPDQVDAFLDKGGYFLREEGKAARFKVGDLVRGRNIHPPGHTRLPSYARGKQGEIVADYGLHVFADSNAHGSEDPQHLYSVRFSSTELWGADGTEGDYIYIDLWDDHLEAIS; encoded by the coding sequence ATGGATGGTGTACATGATATGGGCGGCATGCATGGGATGGGTCCTGTAAACCCGGAGGATGAAAGCGATCCGGTCTTTCATGCGGAATGGGAAAAACGGGTATTTGCCATCAACAACGCAATTGGCCCTTTGAAGATCCGGAGTATCGACGAATCCCGACATGCTCGGGAGCGAATGAAACCTGCGCTTTACCTATCAAGCAGCTACTATCAGATCTGGCTTGATGGGCTTGAGCGAATCCTGTCCGAAAAAGGGATTTTAACCGTGGAAGAATTGGCGAGAGAAGCTCGACCAGAACCCATTACATTGTCCACCGGATCCAAGATGGCGCCTGATCAGGTCGATGCGTTCCTGGATAAAGGCGGCTATTTCCTGCGGGAAGAGGGAAAAGCAGCCCGCTTTAAGGTAGGTGATTTGGTTCGGGGGCGGAACATTCATCCGCCAGGACATACCCGTCTTCCCAGCTATGCCCGTGGAAAACAGGGGGAAATCGTTGCGGATTATGGCCTTCATGTGTTTGCTGATAGCAATGCCCATGGCAGTGAGGACCCTCAGCATCTTTACAGTGTGCGTTTTTCCTCAACGGAGCTTTGGGGCGCTGATGGAACTGAGGGGGATTATATCTATATTGATCTTTGGGATGATCATCTAGAGGCCATATCATGA
- the nthA gene encoding nitrile hydratase subunit alpha, which produces MGHNHKHDEPPSDTVLRVKTLESLLVEKGLIDPKTLDAIVDRYENRVGPQNGKAVVAKAWSDPDYLSRLREDGTKAIAELGFSGAGGEEIVVVENTNKVHNVVVCTLCSCYPWPVLGLPPVWYKSAPYRSRVVREPRKVLEEFGTHIPKETEVRVWDSTAEMRYLVIPRRPEGTEGWSEEDLQKLVTRDSMIGVTEAKRPGEEEAA; this is translated from the coding sequence ATGGGTCATAACCACAAACATGATGAACCCCCGTCAGATACTGTTCTAAGAGTTAAAACTTTGGAGAGCCTGCTGGTGGAAAAGGGACTAATTGATCCCAAGACACTCGATGCAATAGTAGATCGCTATGAAAATCGGGTGGGACCTCAAAACGGCAAGGCTGTTGTCGCCAAAGCATGGAGTGATCCGGACTATCTGTCTCGTTTGAGGGAGGATGGAACAAAAGCAATTGCTGAACTTGGATTTTCCGGCGCCGGCGGTGAGGAAATTGTTGTGGTGGAAAATACCAATAAGGTTCACAACGTCGTCGTCTGCACCCTTTGCTCCTGCTATCCGTGGCCGGTTCTTGGCTTGCCGCCGGTTTGGTATAAGTCAGCGCCCTATCGATCTCGGGTCGTGCGGGAGCCCCGCAAGGTGTTGGAAGAGTTTGGAACCCATATCCCAAAGGAAACTGAAGTAAGGGTTTGGGATAGCACTGCTGAAATGCGCTATCTGGTTATCCCCCGTCGGCCAGAGGGGACTGAGGGTTGGTCTGAAGAGGATTTGCAAAAACTGGTTACCCGCGATTCCATGATCGGTGTTACAGAGGCCAAACGACCTGGTGAAGAGGAGGCTGCCTGA
- the tmpT gene encoding thiopurine S-methyltransferase translates to MEADFWHDRWEKGQLGFHQPVVNGRLQTHLSQVASGPDQRIFLPLCGKTLDMTWLLSEGFQVCGVELSKLAIQQYFEEQKVEPIVTRAGAFDLYQAPNLDLFVGDFFDLTSETLGPVDAIYDRAALVALPEDMRQKYATKLMEVTGNAPQLLLTFNYDQTLLQGPPFSITSEMIEDYYSKDYEISLLESFTLPNGLRPTVPAVEQAWYLRPNLA, encoded by the coding sequence ATGGAGGCAGATTTTTGGCATGATAGATGGGAAAAGGGACAATTAGGATTTCACCAGCCTGTGGTGAACGGGCGTCTACAGACACATCTTTCACAAGTGGCTTCGGGACCAGATCAGCGGATTTTCCTCCCTCTTTGTGGAAAAACACTGGATATGACCTGGCTTCTGTCAGAAGGGTTTCAGGTCTGTGGGGTCGAGCTCAGTAAACTGGCGATCCAACAGTATTTTGAAGAACAGAAGGTAGAGCCAATCGTAACCCGAGCTGGTGCGTTTGATCTCTATCAGGCGCCAAACCTGGATCTTTTCGTTGGTGATTTCTTTGATCTTACGTCTGAGACTTTGGGTCCCGTTGACGCGATTTACGATCGGGCAGCCTTGGTTGCCCTGCCAGAAGATATGCGACAGAAATATGCAACGAAGCTTATGGAGGTAACGGGAAATGCCCCGCAATTATTGTTGACCTTCAACTATGATCAGACCCTCTTGCAAGGACCGCCTTTTTCTATCACAAGCGAAATGATTGAAGACTACTACAGCAAAGACTATGAGATAAGTCTGCTAGAGAGTTTCACGCTCCCGAATGGATTGAGACCAACTGTACCTGCCGTTGAGCAGGCCTGGTATTTGAGACCAAATCTTGCATGA
- a CDS encoding helix-turn-helix domain-containing protein, whose product MQVLDIGEVVSQTGLAPSTLRYYEEKGLIQSCSRKGLRRQYLSNTVLQLSLITLGRSAGFTLDEIADLLKTGHKGEIDRQKLVEKADELDETIKTLTAMRNGLRHAANCPAPSHLECPKFQRYLKVASRFKAYSK is encoded by the coding sequence ATGCAGGTTTTGGATATTGGAGAAGTCGTCTCTCAAACCGGTCTAGCGCCTTCTACCCTCCGCTATTATGAAGAAAAAGGCTTGATCCAATCCTGCAGTCGCAAGGGTTTGAGGCGGCAGTATCTCTCCAATACAGTTTTGCAACTTTCGCTGATCACGCTCGGTCGAAGCGCAGGATTTACACTGGACGAGATCGCAGATCTTTTGAAAACAGGTCATAAAGGGGAAATTGATCGGCAAAAGCTGGTTGAAAAAGCAGATGAGCTAGATGAGACGATCAAGACACTGACCGCCATGCGTAACGGTCTCAGGCATGCCGCGAACTGTCCGGCCCCCAGTCATCTGGAATGCCCTAAATTCCAGCGCTATCTGAAAGTTGCTTCAAGATTCAAAGCCTATAGCAAATGA
- a CDS encoding TIGR02300 family protein, translating into MAKPEWGSKHRCKSCGKPFYDMLKNPIVCPACGTELVVEKLLKPSKAAKVDETEVKAKAEKAKKVVSEDEEDVSLLLDDEEILAEDDVDLEDDDNDDLGVVVRSSDEDDT; encoded by the coding sequence ATGGCTAAACCGGAATGGGGCTCGAAGCATCGTTGTAAATCCTGCGGCAAACCGTTTTACGATATGCTTAAAAATCCGATTGTCTGCCCAGCATGCGGCACGGAACTTGTTGTTGAAAAGCTTTTAAAGCCTTCTAAAGCAGCCAAAGTTGATGAGACTGAGGTTAAAGCCAAAGCGGAAAAGGCCAAAAAGGTAGTTTCTGAGGATGAAGAAGACGTTAGTCTCTTGCTGGATGATGAAGAGATTCTCGCTGAAGATGACGTCGATCTCGAAGACGATGACAATGATGATCTGGGTGTTGTTGTCCGCTCTTCTGATGAGGATGATACCTAA
- the aroA gene encoding 3-phosphoshikimate 1-carboxyvinyltransferase — MTMDKMISGPVTSSACGPIKGRVTVPGDKSISHRSLILGSLAIGQTRVSGLLEGEDVLATAEAMRKLGAQVEKQDSGDWIVNGVGVGSLSEPDSVLDMGNSGTAARLLMGLVASAPFNSFFSGDASLHKRPMKRVATPLTQMGATITSRSGDRFPLCVTGRDLMPITYELPVASAQVKSCILLAALDTPGITTVIEPKPTRDHTENMLRHFGAEISVETAEDGARTISYQGQQELTAADIIVPGDPSSAAFLAVAAAIIPGSHIVIENVGVNPLRDGLFETLGQMGADLTITNLREQGGEQVGDIEIHGGLLKGVTVPPERAISMIDEYPVLFVAAAFAHGTTTMRGLEELRVKESDRIAVMAEGLKACGVKLEELDDGLIIHGRAVPPKGGATVETHLDHRIAMSFLVMGMGSEEPITVDDGSVMETSFPGFSSLMNSIGANIQQGRSS; from the coding sequence ATGACAATGGACAAAATGATTAGCGGACCGGTCACTTCATCAGCCTGCGGCCCGATTAAAGGGCGTGTCACCGTCCCCGGCGACAAATCGATTTCCCATCGCTCCCTGATACTAGGGTCCTTGGCCATTGGCCAAACTCGGGTTTCAGGCCTTCTGGAAGGCGAGGACGTTCTGGCAACAGCTGAAGCCATGCGAAAGCTCGGTGCACAGGTTGAAAAACAAGATAGTGGCGACTGGATTGTCAACGGTGTGGGCGTTGGAAGCCTCAGCGAGCCGGACAGTGTGCTGGACATGGGGAATTCAGGAACTGCGGCCCGACTTTTGATGGGACTGGTAGCCAGTGCTCCATTTAACAGCTTTTTCTCTGGGGATGCATCTTTGCACAAGCGTCCGATGAAGCGGGTGGCAACCCCTCTTACGCAGATGGGAGCGACCATCACAAGTCGCTCTGGCGATCGCTTTCCTTTATGCGTCACCGGTCGCGACCTGATGCCGATTACCTATGAATTACCTGTTGCCTCCGCCCAGGTGAAATCCTGTATTTTGCTCGCAGCCCTTGATACACCGGGCATTACAACGGTCATTGAACCCAAACCAACCCGCGATCATACCGAAAACATGCTCCGTCATTTCGGTGCCGAAATATCTGTTGAAACTGCTGAAGATGGTGCTCGCACCATTTCCTACCAAGGGCAACAAGAGCTTACCGCGGCAGACATTATTGTCCCTGGTGATCCTTCTTCTGCGGCTTTCTTGGCAGTTGCTGCAGCGATTATCCCAGGGTCCCACATCGTGATTGAAAATGTGGGTGTAAACCCCCTTCGTGACGGCTTGTTTGAAACACTAGGGCAAATGGGTGCTGATCTAACGATCACTAACCTGCGGGAGCAGGGCGGCGAACAGGTTGGCGATATTGAGATCCATGGAGGCTTGCTCAAAGGAGTGACCGTTCCGCCGGAACGAGCCATATCCATGATTGACGAATATCCAGTTCTCTTTGTCGCTGCGGCGTTCGCTCACGGGACAACAACCATGAGAGGCCTTGAGGAACTCCGCGTCAAAGAAAGTGACCGGATCGCTGTCATGGCCGAAGGATTGAAGGCTTGCGGGGTAAAACTTGAAGAATTGGACGATGGTCTGATCATACACGGCCGTGCTGTCCCGCCCAAAGGCGGCGCCACTGTCGAAACCCACCTCGACCACCGGATCGCAATGTCATTCCTGGTCATGGGGATGGGATCTGAAGAGCCCATTACAGTCGATGATGGCTCTGTCATGGAAACCAGTTTTCCAGGATTTTCGTCCCTGATGAACAGCATCGGTGCCAATATCCAACAAGGAAGATCTTCATGA
- the cmk gene encoding (d)CMP kinase, with amino-acid sequence MIIAVDGPVAAGKGTLARRIADIYGLKYLDTGALYRAVGLLLLKRGEDPANEQKAVQAAADVGEIDLTDPALRNEETGNAASKVAAIQPVRDALLEYQRNVAKAKPGAVLDGRDIGTVVCPDAPVKLFVTASAEVRAQRRFEELKAKGQNITYEAVLSDLKERDERDMGRKNAPLTQAADAHLLDTTKLDIEAALKAACQIIDASKDAS; translated from the coding sequence ATGATTATTGCTGTAGATGGTCCTGTAGCTGCTGGAAAAGGGACACTAGCTAGGCGAATCGCTGATATATATGGCCTAAAATACTTGGATACAGGGGCTCTTTACCGGGCTGTGGGATTATTACTGCTGAAAAGGGGAGAAGATCCCGCTAACGAACAAAAAGCCGTTCAGGCGGCAGCCGATGTTGGTGAAATTGATCTAACAGATCCAGCGCTTCGAAACGAGGAAACGGGCAATGCCGCCTCTAAAGTTGCTGCGATCCAGCCGGTCCGGGATGCTCTGCTTGAGTATCAGCGAAATGTAGCGAAAGCCAAGCCAGGAGCGGTTTTGGACGGCAGGGACATTGGCACAGTTGTGTGCCCGGACGCCCCCGTAAAGCTGTTCGTAACTGCCAGTGCAGAGGTTCGCGCCCAGCGGCGCTTTGAAGAGCTGAAGGCCAAAGGTCAGAACATCACTTATGAGGCCGTACTCAGTGATCTGAAAGAGCGGGATGAGCGGGATATGGGGCGAAAAAACGCTCCATTGACCCAAGCAGCAGACGCCCACTTGCTTGATACAACAAAATTGGATATAGAGGCGGCTCTCAAAGCAGCCTGCCAGATTATCGATGCATCTAAAGATGCTTCATAA
- the rpsA gene encoding 30S ribosomal protein S1 — translation MSNTNTAEEGMPAMEDFAAMLEESYGTSDSLEGTVIKGTVVSVENDLAIIDVGLKSEGRVPLKEFAAPGQDADLKVGDTVEVFLERIENSAGEAVLSRDKARREEAWEKLEVAFDANERVDGIIFGRVKGGFTVDLSGAVAFLPGSQVDVRPVRDIAPLKGIPQPFQILKMDRRRGNIVVSRRAVLEESRAEARAELIGTLEEGQTLEGVVKNITDYGAFVDLGGVDGLLHVTDIAWRRVNHPSEALTIGETVKVQVIRLNKDTQRISLGMKQLQTDPWESLEAKYPLHAKFTGRVTNITDYGAFVELEPGVEGLVHVSEMSWTKKNVHPGKIVSTSQEVEVMVLEVDESRRRISLGLKQCLDNPWEKFAETTPVGSTIKGEVKNITEFGLFVGLENDVDGMVHMSDIDWSEPGEKAIQNYNKGDEVTAKVLDIDIEKERISLGIKQMSEDPFAGANELKKGAVVTCTVTGIQDAGVDVEVAEGVVGFIRKGDLSRDRAEQRPDRFAVGDKLDAKITSIDNKTRKVSLSIKAKEVAEEKEAVAQYGSSDAGASLGDILGAAMRKAEGSDE, via the coding sequence ATGTCCAATACAAATACCGCCGAAGAAGGCATGCCAGCCATGGAAGATTTTGCAGCCATGCTGGAAGAGTCCTACGGGACTAGCGATAGCCTTGAAGGCACAGTTATCAAAGGTACTGTTGTAAGCGTTGAGAACGATCTCGCCATCATTGATGTCGGATTGAAATCTGAAGGCCGCGTTCCTTTGAAAGAGTTTGCAGCCCCAGGACAGGATGCCGACCTTAAAGTTGGTGATACTGTTGAAGTGTTCCTGGAGCGGATTGAAAACTCTGCTGGTGAAGCTGTTCTGTCTCGTGACAAAGCTCGCCGTGAAGAAGCTTGGGAAAAACTCGAAGTTGCATTTGATGCGAACGAACGAGTTGATGGCATTATCTTCGGTCGCGTTAAAGGTGGCTTCACAGTTGACCTTTCCGGCGCTGTTGCCTTCCTGCCAGGCAGCCAGGTTGACGTTCGTCCGGTTCGTGACATTGCCCCACTGAAAGGTATTCCACAGCCATTCCAGATCCTGAAAATGGATCGTCGCCGCGGTAACATCGTTGTTTCGCGCCGCGCTGTTCTGGAAGAAAGCCGTGCGGAAGCTCGCGCTGAACTGATCGGAACACTGGAAGAAGGCCAGACACTTGAGGGTGTTGTTAAAAATATCACCGATTACGGTGCCTTCGTTGATCTGGGCGGCGTTGACGGCCTGCTGCATGTCACTGACATTGCATGGCGTCGTGTTAACCACCCATCCGAAGCTCTCACAATTGGTGAAACAGTGAAAGTTCAGGTTATCCGTCTGAACAAGGATACTCAGCGCATCAGCCTCGGCATGAAGCAGCTGCAGACAGATCCTTGGGAAAGCCTGGAAGCCAAATACCCACTGCACGCCAAATTCACTGGCCGTGTTACAAACATCACCGACTATGGTGCTTTTGTTGAGCTGGAACCAGGTGTTGAAGGTCTTGTCCACGTTTCCGAAATGAGCTGGACCAAGAAAAACGTACACCCAGGCAAAATCGTCTCTACTTCCCAGGAAGTTGAAGTTATGGTTCTGGAAGTGGATGAATCCCGTCGTCGGATCAGCCTTGGCCTGAAACAGTGCCTTGACAATCCTTGGGAAAAATTCGCTGAAACAACTCCGGTTGGCAGCACCATTAAAGGTGAAGTTAAAAACATCACTGAATTTGGTCTGTTCGTTGGCCTCGAAAACGACGTTGACGGCATGGTTCACATGTCTGATATCGATTGGAGCGAGCCAGGCGAAAAAGCCATCCAGAACTACAACAAAGGTGACGAAGTTACAGCCAAGGTGCTGGACATTGACATCGAAAAAGAGCGTATCAGCCTTGGCATCAAACAGATGTCAGAAGATCCGTTTGCTGGCGCCAATGAACTGAAAAAAGGTGCAGTTGTTACTTGTACTGTTACTGGAATTCAGGACGCTGGTGTTGATGTTGAAGTTGCCGAAGGTGTTGTTGGCTTCATCCGCAAGGGTGACCTGAGCCGTGATCGCGCTGAACAGCGTCCAGACCGCTTTGCGGTTGGTGACAAGCTGGATGCTAAGATCACCTCTATTGACAACAAAACCCGGAAAGTTTCACTCTCCATCAAAGCCAAAGAAGTTGCTGAAGAAAAAGAAGCCGTCGCACAATACGGTTCTTCTGATGCAGGTGCTTCCCTTGGTGACATCCTCGGTGCTGCTATGCGCAAAGCCGAAGGTTCAGACGAGTAA
- the sppA gene encoding signal peptide peptidase SppA yields MSIDTDAILDRRRLKRRLFFWRAFAVVAILTAIGVGVARFAGSENGEHVARLDVTSVIVENERRQQVIHEIAQNDDAKALIVYINSPGGSTYGSERLLKALKRVAQKKPVITVIGTVGASGGYMTALAGEHIFAGESSITGSIGVIVQLTEMSELMEKIGVKADAITSGELKGEPSPFKPLSEAGRRNLKEMVLQTHEWFVDLVADNRPISRAEAAAIADGRVLIGKAALQAGLIDELGGLEEARRWLESQKQIPSSLPLIVADYSTPKGLIQELLQGILGKSVISERLTLDGLISLWQPN; encoded by the coding sequence ATGTCCATTGATACCGATGCGATATTAGACAGGCGCCGCTTGAAGCGGCGCCTGTTTTTTTGGCGAGCCTTCGCTGTTGTGGCAATTCTGACTGCCATCGGTGTCGGCGTTGCCCGCTTTGCCGGCTCGGAAAACGGGGAGCATGTTGCGCGTCTCGATGTCACCTCGGTTATCGTCGAGAATGAGCGACGCCAACAGGTTATCCATGAAATTGCCCAGAACGATGACGCCAAAGCGCTTATTGTCTATATAAATAGCCCAGGTGGTTCCACCTACGGCAGCGAACGCCTGCTAAAAGCCTTGAAAAGGGTAGCTCAAAAAAAGCCTGTCATTACGGTTATTGGGACTGTTGGGGCATCCGGTGGATATATGACAGCCCTGGCAGGTGAACATATCTTTGCAGGCGAGAGCTCCATAACAGGGTCGATCGGGGTAATTGTTCAACTAACCGAAATGTCCGAGTTGATGGAAAAAATCGGAGTAAAAGCCGATGCGATCACCTCCGGAGAACTAAAAGGTGAGCCTTCGCCTTTTAAACCCCTCTCTGAAGCTGGACGAAGAAATTTGAAAGAAATGGTCCTGCAAACCCACGAATGGTTTGTGGATCTGGTTGCCGACAATCGTCCAATCTCAAGAGCGGAGGCTGCCGCAATTGCCGATGGTCGCGTACTGATTGGTAAAGCAGCCCTGCAGGCCGGTCTGATTGATGAGCTCGGGGGCCTCGAAGAAGCCAGAAGATGGCTGGAATCACAGAAGCAGATCCCAAGCTCTCTGCCGTTGATTGTTGCTGATTATAGTACGCCAAAAGGGCTGATACAGGAGCTTTTACAGGGAATATTGGGGAAAAGCGTTATATCAGAACGACTTACACTTGACGGGTTGATTTCTCTTTGGCAACCTAATTAA
- a CDS encoding integration host factor subunit beta yields the protein MIKSELIAKIAENNPNLYLRDVERIVGTIFDTISDALANGERVELRGFGAFSTKERASRVGRNPRTGEQVSVDQKLVPFFKCGKEMREKLNDN from the coding sequence ATGATTAAGTCAGAGTTGATTGCTAAAATCGCAGAAAATAATCCAAATTTGTATTTGCGCGATGTTGAGCGAATAGTTGGTACTATTTTTGATACAATTTCGGATGCTCTGGCAAACGGTGAACGTGTGGAACTTCGCGGTTTTGGGGCCTTTTCAACAAAAGAACGGGCGTCTCGCGTTGGTCGGAACCCGCGGACAGGTGAACAGGTTTCTGTTGATCAGAAGCTCGTCCCATTCTTCAAATGTGGTAAAGAAATGCGGGAAAAGCTGAACGATAATTAA
- a CDS encoding lipopolysaccharide assembly protein LapA domain-containing protein: protein MKLISWIFVVLLGLAVIILSIGNRESVTFSLFPLPYVMEIPLFILILGGAFLGVILGAIRTWISDGKARSENRANKQEILRLKGEIARLEKEKAAQNKAVGQDAKHLLQLTNSESTSSKQSAAG from the coding sequence GTGAAACTTATTTCATGGATTTTTGTAGTCCTTTTGGGACTGGCAGTGATTATTCTCAGTATCGGGAATAGAGAATCAGTTACCTTTTCCCTGTTTCCTCTTCCTTATGTCATGGAAATTCCGCTTTTCATCCTGATTTTGGGAGGCGCTTTTCTAGGTGTTATACTGGGTGCCATTCGAACCTGGATTTCAGATGGTAAGGCCCGATCCGAAAATCGGGCCAATAAACAGGAAATCTTGCGCCTGAAAGGCGAAATTGCCCGACTTGAAAAAGAAAAAGCAGCCCAGAACAAAGCCGTTGGCCAAGATGCAAAGCATTTGCTTCAACTTACAAACTCCGAGAGCACCTCATCTAAGCAGAGCGCCGCTGGCTAA